A segment of the Gemmatimonas sp. UBA7669 genome:
ATGCAGGCGCAGCTCGTCGTCGGCAATGTTTGAGTACACCACATTCGGCGCAAGCACGAGCCCGCGCAGGAACGCCAGGTCTGCCTCGTTTGCACCGGCTTCGACCGCTTCGACGGTGAATCGCACCCACTCCAGCAGTGCCGATTGCGGGACAGCACGCGGCGAGCGGGGATGAGCTACCGCTGACGGACTGCTGACGCTCGACGCGGCAGCGGGCCCCTCAAATTCCTGCAACGAAACACCGTAAAGGGCGGCCAGCTCCTCAAGGCGGCGCGGGCTCAGCCAGTAGCCACGTTCCCAGCGGCGCATGGTCCCGCGCGTGACTCCGAGCCGCTCGGCGACGGCCTGCTGCTCAAGGCCCGCCGCAACCCGTGCCGTCTGCAGCCGACGCCCGCGCGCCTCGTTGAGCGTGCCGTAGGTAGAACTTGCCTCTTGCGTAGTTTTAGGCATAAGGTTAATCTGGTCGGCGTTGAGCTTGTGGTCGATACTGAGCGCGACGCGTGGGCCGGGAAGCTGTGGCGTCATGCTCAACATTAACCCCACCACTGAACACCCAACTTAGCACCTATGGCGTTGACCGCTACCGAACGAAAGGCGCGCCTGCGCGAGGCGGGCGTGTCACAGTCCACGGCGGCCGAGAAGGCCGGCGTGAAGCCGGCCATGGTGAGCATGGTCATCAACGGCAAAACGCGGTCGTACCGCGTGGAGCGCGTGCTGGCAGAGCTCATGGGGCTGGATCGAGAAGAGGCGTTTGAGCCGCACCTGCGCGAAGCCGAAGCGCGCACCCGCTTCGAGCAGCGCGGCGCCGCCTGAGCGGTGGTAGGACGCTGCGGCACGGGGGTGTCGCGCGGTAGGACCAAACTTCCGGATTGGGGGCACGATGCAACGGGACGCGGTGACGGTCCACGCAGGGCCGGTGTTCGAGCTGCGGCACTTGGATGGCGACATGCGCCACGGCATGCGGCAGGTCGTGCGGGAGCTGCGCCGGCTGCCGACGGAGCCATGGGAAGACCTCTCACGCGGCAAGACGCGGCCGTGGGCCGTGTTGCTGCGGCGCCTGATGGAGGCCGCGCTGGCCGGCGCCTCGCGGCAGCAGGCCGAGGGCTTTGTGCACACGCTGCAGGCGGTCATGGACCGCATTTGGGCAGTGTTTGGGGCCGTGCCGCCGGTGCGCCTCAAGCTGCTGCCGCCGGCGCTGCGGACGCCCGAGCTGCCCACGCGGGCGGCGGTGCGGGTCCCGGCATGACGCACGAGACCCCCGGACAGCACAACGCCCGCACCGGGGGCACCGAGTACGGGCGTTGAGAGATTGGCCGCCGGTGCGGGGGCACCGGCACACGAGGGAGCACACGCATTCGCTTCACCCCACCCGCTGCGCGGCACGAGGCCGCCCGGGAAACGTATTCACGACCCGCCATTGAGGCAAGACACGATGACCGCACCCACTGCTTCCCCGCTGTCCACCCTGGCCCAGCCGACGGTCGGCCTGACGGCCGCCCAACTGGCCGAGCGCCGCACCGGCCTCGGCGCCTCCGAAGTGGCGGCCGTGCTCGGGCTCGACCGCTACAAGTCGCCCCTCGACGTGTGGGCCGAGAAGACCGGCCGCGTTGTGCCCGAGTCGAGCGGCGACAGTGGCCCGGCGCTCATGGGCCAGCTGCTCGAGCCCATTGTGGCCACGTTGGCGCAGCGCGAATACCAGAAGCAGGATGTGGGCCTTGAGGTGCTGACGGTGAAGGAAGCCGTCAAGCGCCTGCCCTGGCTGGCCGTCAAGCGCCGCACGCCCTCGGGCAGCACGTTCATTGGCCGCGAGGACTGGCAGCGCGCGAGCCCCGACCGGTTTGTGCTCCGGCAGTCGGCCGCCGACTACGACATCCAGTCCTTCAGTGACCTGTTCCTGCTCGAGTGCAAGACGAAAAGCTGGAAGACCTTCCGGGACTTCGGGCTACCCGGCAGCGATCAGGTGCCCTACGCGATCCTCTGTCAGGCGATCTGGCAGGCCGATGTGCTCGAACTTGAGCGCGTGGATGTGGGCGTGCTGGTGGACGGCCGCGACTACCATCCGTTCACGGTGAAGGTGGAGCACGCGCTGGCGCTCGACCTCTACGAGCAGGTGCACGACTGGTGGCACCGGTACGTCGTGGCTGATGTGGAGCCGCCGGTCTCGCGTGGCTCGGACGTGCAGTATCTGCGCAGCAAGTTCGACCAGGTCCGCGACGAGCTGATGCCGAGTGACCCGGATGTCGAGCAGGCGGTGGCGCAGCTGGCGGACGCACGGCGCGCGGCGAAGGACGCCGAGGCGGCCGAGGAGCTGGCCAAGGCCCATGTGATGCGCCTGATGGGCGATTACAAGGCCGTGCACACGCCCTATGGCAAGGTGTCGTTCGGGCTGGTCAAGGGTGCGGCGCGCACCGACTGGAAGGCCGTGGCCGAGGCGGCCAACGCGCCGGCTGAGCTGGTGCAGTCGCACACGAAGATCGGCGCGCCGTCGCGTCAGTTCCGGTTCACGGCCGCCGCGGGGGACAACTGATGAAACTCGTGCGCCTCACCGCCGAAAACTTTCTCCGTCTCCAGGCCGTCGAGATCAAGCCCGACGGCGCCCTGGTGCAGATCTCCGGCCGCAACGGCGCCGGCAAGTCGAGCGTGCTGCGCGCTCTTGAAGCCGCGCTGGCTGGGAAGGAAGCGCTGCCCGCCGATCCCGTGCGCCACGGCGCCGACGAAGCCGTCATCGAAGTGGACCTGGGCGATTTCCTCGTCAAGCGCACCGTCAAGGCCGACGGGCGCACCACGCTCACCGTGTCCACGCCCGAGGGCGCAAAGTTCAGTAGCCCGCAAAAGATGCTCGACGGGCTGCTCTCGTCGCTTGCGTTCGATCCGCTGGCCTTCTCGCGCATGAAGCCACGCGAGCAGCGCGACACGCTGGCCAACCTCGTGGGCCTGTCCAAGCAGCTGGCCGAACTCGATGCGGTGCAGAAGACCGACTTCGACGAGCGCACCATGGTGAACCGCGATCTGCGCACGGCCAAGGCGCGATTCGAGGCGATGGAACGGGTGGAGCCGGTCGAGCCGGTGAACCCGTCCACGGCGCTGGCCGAGCTGCGCGCCGCGCGCGAGCACAATGCCCGGGTCGAGGCCGAGATGCGCCGCCGCGAACGCGAGAGGGAGCGGGCGGGCGGGCTGTGGGATCAGGCCCGCGCGAAGCGCCAGGAAGCCGCGCGGTTGCTGGATGAGGCCAAGGCGCTGGACGTCGAGGCGGACGCGATCGGCAAGGCGCTGCTGGCCTTGGCCGAGCCCGAGGCGCTGCGGGATGTGGCGGCAATCGAGCAGCGCTTGGAGCAGGCTGGCGCCGTGAATGCGCAGCACCACGCGTACGAGCAATACCAGGCGGAAGCCGCGGCCGTCGCCCAGCTCGAAGCGGCGTCGCAGGCTATCAGCG
Coding sequences within it:
- a CDS encoding helix-turn-helix domain-containing protein, with the translated sequence MTPQLPGPRVALSIDHKLNADQINLMPKTTQEASSTYGTLNEARGRRLQTARVAAGLEQQAVAERLGVTRGTMRRWERGYWLSPRRLEELAALYGVSLQEFEGPAAASSVSSPSAVAHPRSPRAVPQSALLEWVRFTVEAVEAGANEADLAFLRGLVLAPNVVYSNIADDELRLHVQAGIAAARTYIATRYPPQP
- a CDS encoding AAA family ATPase, with product MKLVRLTAENFLRLQAVEIKPDGALVQISGRNGAGKSSVLRALEAALAGKEALPADPVRHGADEAVIEVDLGDFLVKRTVKADGRTTLTVSTPEGAKFSSPQKMLDGLLSSLAFDPLAFSRMKPREQRDTLANLVGLSKQLAELDAVQKTDFDERTMVNRDLRTAKARFEAMERVEPVEPVNPSTALAELRAAREHNARVEAEMRRRERERERAGGLWDQARAKRQEAARLLDEAKALDVEADAIGKALLALAEPEALRDVAAIEQRLEQAGAVNAQHHAYEQYQAEAAAVAQLEAASQAISDRMTAREAERAAMIQSVAFPLPGIGLTEDGVTLHGVPLDQASTAEQLRLSAAIGMALNPKLRLMVIRDGSLLDEDSLQLLTEAAAAEDFVLLVETVDTTGQVGIYIEDGNVRAVNGKAVAA
- a CDS encoding YqaJ viral recombinase family protein, giving the protein MTAPTASPLSTLAQPTVGLTAAQLAERRTGLGASEVAAVLGLDRYKSPLDVWAEKTGRVVPESSGDSGPALMGQLLEPIVATLAQREYQKQDVGLEVLTVKEAVKRLPWLAVKRRTPSGSTFIGREDWQRASPDRFVLRQSAADYDIQSFSDLFLLECKTKSWKTFRDFGLPGSDQVPYAILCQAIWQADVLELERVDVGVLVDGRDYHPFTVKVEHALALDLYEQVHDWWHRYVVADVEPPVSRGSDVQYLRSKFDQVRDELMPSDPDVEQAVAQLADARRAAKDAEAAEELAKAHVMRLMGDYKAVHTPYGKVSFGLVKGAARTDWKAVAEAANAPAELVQSHTKIGAPSRQFRFTAAAGDN
- a CDS encoding helix-turn-helix domain-containing protein produces the protein MALTATERKARLREAGVSQSTAAEKAGVKPAMVSMVINGKTRSYRVERVLAELMGLDREEAFEPHLREAEARTRFEQRGAA